The Flavivirga eckloniae genomic interval AGAGCTACCAATGGTGTGATTGTGGTTGTAACTAAAAACGGAAAAAAAAGTAAATCATTATCCGTAGATGCCAATGTAACGACAAGTTTTACTCCTACTATTAATCTTACAGATAACAATTTAGCCTCTGCAGATGCACAAGTAGATTTTTATGAAGGGTTGTTTAACGCAGGAATTTTTGATTCGGACGTGTTGTTTTCTGGAGCGTTAAACCAAACCAGTTTTGAAGTAGTACACCCTGTAATTGAAGCTTTACTGTTAGCTCAAGAAGGCCTAATAACATCACAAGAAGCCGAAAATAGATTGGACAGATTAAGACGTATTGATGGTAGAGATGAATATACGCGCTTATTTGTTCGTCCGAAGATATGGAATCAATATACTATTGCCCTTAGCGGCGGAGGCGAAAATAACGACTACAGAGCGTCATTGACCTATAATGGTAATAAAGAAGATTTATTAAATGATAAGAGTGATCAGATAATTGCAAATATTACAAACAACTTTGATTTTAATTCTAAGCTTCATTTAAGAACAAATATTAATACTTCTTTTACTAAACAACGTTTTTCTACATCAAATCCCGATTTGCAATCTATACAAAGTTCTGATGTTGATCCGTTAGGATATTTATTCCAGATTCCTTTAAATACCCAAATTTTAGACACTAATGGGAATTACTTGCCAACTGTTGGTATTGGTTCAAATGCTCAAACCTCACAATTAGCATTAGACAGTGGTTTTTTACACCCTTGGGAATATAATATTAAACAAGAATTCGACAATCATAATAGCACAGCAAGACAAACCGAATTACGATTTCAGACTGCTTTATCTTATGACATTAGTGATGCTTTGAAAGCAGAAGTGAGTTATCAGTACGAAACGTCTTCTGGAAACGCTAATAATATTTACAATCAAGAACGATTTGTAACTAGAAACCTTATTAATCTGTATACTCAGAGAGATGCAGATGGAACGATAACATCTACTCCTGTGCCTGATGGAAGCATTGCAGATTTTGTAGAAACTAATCTTAACTCACATACGTTTAGAACACAATTAAATTATGATAACGATTTTAAAAATGGACAACACAAAGTAAACGGTATTATTGGGTATGAAGCAAGAAAGGTAACTGTAGAACGAAGAGAACGTAGGCTTTTTGGTTATAATAGTGAAACACTCACAAATGCAAACCCAGACTTTACGACTACGTATGAACTTGCCGTTTTTCAAGATGCTGAACAAATACCCAACCCTTCTAGAGATCGCTTTGTAGAAAACAGATTCTTGTCTTATTATGCAAATTTAGGGTATACCTATGATGATCGTTATACCATTACAGGAAGTACACGATTAGATGATACGAATCTTTTTGGGGCATCAAAAGAATTTAGAAATATCCCATTGTACTCTTTAGGTGTTAAATGGAATATTGCAAATGAAAATTTCTTCAATCTTGCTGCAATTTCAGATTTGCAATTTAGAGCTACCTATGGTACCAATGGAAATGTAGATACTTCTACCAGTCCATTCTTACAAGCAGGTTTTTTTCAAGGCAATGAAGTATTTACAACCAATAGCGCCTTTGTTTCTACCGTGCCAAACCCACAATTAAGATTGGAAAAAACTAGAACAACAAACCTTGGTTTGGATATAACATTATGGAATGGCATTGTAGAAGCTAACATAGATTACTACAATAAAGATAGCGAAGATTTACTCTCGTTTAGGGCACTTAATGCTACTTCTGGCATTAGAGGATCTTTATTAAATGTAGGAAACCTTACTAAT includes:
- a CDS encoding SusC/RagA family TonB-linked outer membrane protein codes for the protein MKKLLNEFRVLNNLYKPDLKMKLTYILFFSTFLQIQANGYSQGTKVSLSFENESIEKVFEEVEASTNFKFLYNSNSININRKVTINVENKSLKLVLKRLFKGTNVKFTIVDRQVILRLFNKSKPQINKPVQSIKTSTSTITDQQTITGRVLDSYGDPIPGVNIIIKGTQQGAFTDFDGSYKIRAAVGDTLYFTGIGFIDQEIVVGMDTVYDVVMKYSTIVLDDVDILYTGYEKIPEERATGSFENVREKTLKRKTDQNILSKINGEVSGVLFNGDGTGRDIDRIIIRGLSSINANTSPLVVVNGFPIEGSINNINPNDIKSITILKDAAAASIWGIRATNGVIVVVTKNGKKSKSLSVDANVTTSFTPTINLTDNNLASADAQVDFYEGLFNAGIFDSDVLFSGALNQTSFEVVHPVIEALLLAQEGLITSQEAENRLDRLRRIDGRDEYTRLFVRPKIWNQYTIALSGGGENNDYRASLTYNGNKEDLLNDKSDQIIANITNNFDFNSKLHLRTNINTSFTKQRFSTSNPDLQSIQSSDVDPLGYLFQIPLNTQILDTNGNYLPTVGIGSNAQTSQLALDSGFLHPWEYNIKQEFDNHNSTARQTELRFQTALSYDISDALKAEVSYQYETSSGNANNIYNQERFVTRNLINLYTQRDADGTITSTPVPDGSIADFVETNLNSHTFRTQLNYDNDFKNGQHKVNGIIGYEARKVTVERRERRLFGYNSETLTNANPDFTTTYELAVFQDAEQIPNPSRDRFVENRFLSYYANLGYTYDDRYTITGSTRLDDTNLFGASKEFRNIPLYSLGVKWNIANENFFNLAAISDLQFRATYGTNGNVDTSTSPFLQAGFFQGNEVFTTNSAFVSTVPNPQLRLEKTRTTNLGLDITLWNGIVEANIDYYNKDSEDLLSFRALNATSGIRGSLLNVGNLTNRGIDTGLSLRLVSSENLNYTTKANFSYNRNEVTNAEVEDFDVSTFITGTGAIEGNALGTIYSFNYAGLDQNGRPQFIDETGEIVDFTTDITSTDALVKMGTEVPVYYGSWINDLSYKNWSLRTLTTFTAGHVFRNSDVFDPAASFGNTFRDFNNRWQQRGDENTTDVPAQISSFTDLFASGYQNYLSSDKFVDDASTIRLQEIILSYAFDAKTLKALKVDQLQLSLQANNVKVWNFNKWNIDPNNSLIQIQPRFTFSISTTF